From one Paractinoplanes brasiliensis genomic stretch:
- a CDS encoding STAS domain-containing protein, giving the protein MHGFPERVILDVGVRECGEDAVLISVAGEVDGDNCAELRSRLTGHDARHVTLDLDALTFIGSAGVRELLYCREVVEQLGGTLMISRAHENVRQILTLCGLTELLASPQYDRN; this is encoded by the coding sequence ATGCATGGTTTTCCCGAACGCGTCATCCTCGATGTCGGCGTCCGCGAGTGCGGCGAGGACGCCGTCCTCATCTCGGTGGCCGGTGAGGTCGACGGCGACAACTGCGCCGAGCTGCGCAGCCGGTTGACCGGCCACGACGCCCGTCACGTCACCCTCGATCTGGACGCGCTCACCTTCATCGGCTCGGCCGGCGTCCGTGAGTTGCTGTACTGCCGGGAGGTGGTGGAGCAACTCGGCGGGACCTTGATGATCAGCCGGGCGCATGAGAACGTACGCCAGATCCTGACCCTGTGCGGTCTCACCGAGTTGCTCGCCTCCCCGCAGTACGACCGGAACTAG
- a CDS encoding LytR C-terminal domain-containing protein, translating into MSFTRVRAFFVVGVLALAAIIVVVVAVVRDTQADAVAGPQCPPGAPRVSLTLPDEASQVKLRVLNGTSTPGLADQVTQEFKNRGFVMQKAGENKNKLAKIAVVRYGPKTAGAAHWIRAFFLGEAEPQYSPARTSDVIDIVVGAQYRQLATRTEVNQSLAQLSEPELPPGACLA; encoded by the coding sequence ATGAGCTTCACGCGCGTACGGGCGTTCTTCGTCGTCGGTGTCCTGGCCCTGGCCGCGATCATCGTCGTGGTGGTTGCGGTCGTCCGTGACACCCAGGCCGACGCCGTCGCGGGTCCGCAGTGCCCGCCGGGGGCGCCCCGGGTCTCGCTCACGCTGCCCGACGAGGCTTCCCAGGTGAAGCTGCGGGTGCTCAACGGCACCAGCACCCCGGGCCTGGCCGACCAGGTCACCCAGGAATTCAAGAACCGCGGTTTCGTGATGCAGAAGGCCGGCGAGAACAAGAACAAGCTCGCCAAGATCGCGGTGGTGCGCTACGGGCCGAAGACGGCCGGCGCCGCCCACTGGATCCGGGCCTTCTTCCTGGGTGAGGCCGAGCCGCAGTACAGCCCAGCCCGCACCAGCGATGTGATCGACATCGTGGTCGGCGCGCAGTACCGCCAGCTGGCCACCCGCACCGAGGTCAACCAGTCGCTGGCCCAGCTCAGCGAGCCCGAGTTGCCCCCGGGCGCCTGCCTCGCGTAG
- a CDS encoding sigma-70 family RNA polymerase sigma factor, producing MVESRHGRDDALVEAARAGDRDALEDLLRRHLPLVRHLVRQALPDQAQVDDVVQDVMVRALRQLGTLQSPGSFKPWLTAIAVHQIGTHRARGDLAAARTVPLEEALNRPDAASEVEGPAVLRVALKGQRLQVRHAALWLAADDRTVFSLWWLELIGELSRAEVAAALGVGPAHAGVRIQRMREQLEASRGIVAALEARPGCAELDEVVADWDGVPSPFWRKRAGRHVRSCPVCAQAAGDLVPTDRLLATLALLPVPAALGSAALAEILASGAKTTKGASAALGLVGRAAHAALAHPLTTAVGAAVLAVGVTVPATGWATAPQPAPAVAVGPPPRPGPQATTSAGSLPAGPVSLESTAAPGRYVAVSGDQGVLDTAAARQRATFEVVPGLADPACVSLRGAGGRYLRHQSFRLRLDPDEGTVLFHRDATFCGQDGLSGAGVSLESYNFPTFFLRRVGDQLFVDQFDGSGAFRADSSFLVRPPLG from the coding sequence ATGGTTGAGTCTCGGCACGGCCGCGACGACGCCCTGGTCGAGGCGGCCCGGGCCGGCGATCGCGACGCCCTGGAGGACCTGCTGCGCCGGCACCTGCCGCTGGTCCGTCACCTGGTGCGCCAGGCGCTGCCCGACCAGGCGCAGGTCGACGACGTGGTGCAGGACGTGATGGTGCGGGCCCTGCGGCAGCTCGGCACCCTCCAGTCGCCCGGCAGCTTCAAGCCGTGGCTGACCGCGATCGCCGTGCACCAGATCGGCACTCACCGCGCGCGCGGGGATCTCGCCGCCGCTCGCACCGTGCCGCTCGAGGAGGCGCTGAACCGCCCCGACGCCGCCTCCGAGGTGGAGGGGCCCGCGGTGCTGCGGGTGGCTCTGAAGGGTCAGCGCCTGCAGGTGCGGCACGCGGCGCTCTGGCTGGCCGCCGACGACCGTACGGTGTTCTCGTTGTGGTGGCTGGAGCTGATCGGCGAGCTCAGCCGGGCCGAGGTGGCCGCCGCGCTGGGGGTCGGGCCGGCGCACGCGGGCGTCCGGATCCAGCGCATGCGCGAACAGCTCGAGGCGAGCCGGGGCATCGTCGCCGCCCTCGAGGCGCGACCCGGCTGCGCCGAGCTCGACGAGGTCGTGGCGGACTGGGACGGCGTTCCCAGCCCGTTCTGGCGCAAGCGGGCCGGCCGGCACGTGCGGTCCTGCCCGGTCTGCGCCCAGGCAGCCGGCGACCTGGTGCCGACCGACCGGCTGCTGGCCACCCTGGCCCTGCTCCCGGTGCCGGCCGCCCTCGGCTCGGCCGCGCTCGCCGAGATCCTGGCCTCGGGGGCCAAGACCACGAAGGGCGCCTCGGCGGCGCTGGGCCTGGTCGGCCGGGCGGCGCACGCGGCTTTGGCCCACCCGCTGACCACGGCGGTCGGCGCGGCCGTCCTCGCGGTCGGGGTGACCGTGCCCGCCACGGGCTGGGCGACCGCCCCGCAACCGGCTCCCGCCGTCGCCGTCGGGCCGCCGCCGCGCCCCGGGCCGCAGGCCACGACCTCGGCCGGGTCGCTCCCCGCCGGCCCGGTGTCGCTGGAGTCCACGGCCGCTCCCGGCCGCTACGTCGCCGTCAGCGGTGACCAGGGCGTGCTCGACACGGCGGCGGCCCGGCAGCGGGCCACCTTCGAGGTGGTCCCCGGCCTGGCCGACCCCGCCTGCGTGTCCTTGCGCGGCGCCGGCGGCCGCTACCTGCGGCACCAGTCGTTCCGGCTGCGCCTCGACCCGGACGAGGGCACTGTCCTGTTCCACCGGGACGCCACCTTCTGCGGGCAGGACGGCCTGAGCGGGGCCGGCGTCTCGCTGGAGTCGTACAACTTCCCGACGTTCTTCCTGCGCCGGGTCGGCGACCAGCTCTTCGTCGACCAGTTCGACGGCAGCGGCGCCTTCCGGGCCGACAGCTCGTTCCTGGTGCGGCCGCCACTGGGCTGA
- a CDS encoding GAF and ANTAR domain-containing protein, with translation MTDNDKLDDTIADTIADEALEQLSRAARALRSDEAPGLTAIVAEAVAMIPSATWAGLSELNRGRLAPRATFGEPPSVLDRLQRELGLGPCVDAAREQRVVVIDDTGADERWPEFAAEAVRQGVRSMLCVPLWVDSLRLGTLSLYGEKNAAFGESERRLAAVYGTLAALAMADGRRVAQLTLALETRDLIGQAKGVLMERLRITPDAAFEVLTRISQNANERLASVAERIVRTGELPDQARTTH, from the coding sequence GTGACAGACAACGACAAGCTGGACGACACGATCGCCGACACGATCGCCGACGAGGCGCTGGAGCAGCTGTCGCGCGCCGCACGGGCACTCCGCTCCGACGAGGCGCCGGGGCTGACCGCGATCGTCGCGGAGGCTGTCGCGATGATCCCGTCCGCCACCTGGGCCGGCCTGAGCGAGCTGAACAGGGGCCGGCTGGCGCCGCGGGCCACCTTCGGGGAACCGCCGAGCGTCCTCGACCGGCTGCAACGCGAGCTGGGCCTCGGTCCGTGCGTCGACGCGGCCCGTGAGCAGCGTGTGGTGGTCATCGACGACACCGGGGCCGACGAGCGCTGGCCCGAGTTCGCCGCCGAGGCAGTGCGGCAGGGCGTCCGGAGCATGTTGTGCGTCCCCCTGTGGGTCGACAGCCTGCGGCTGGGGACCCTCAGCCTGTACGGGGAGAAGAACGCGGCCTTCGGCGAGTCCGAGCGGCGGCTCGCGGCCGTCTACGGCACCCTCGCGGCGCTCGCGATGGCCGACGGCCGGCGGGTCGCCCAGCTGACGCTCGCCCTGGAGACGCGCGACCTGATCGGGCAGGCCAAGGGCGTGCTCATGGAACGGCTGCGGATCACCCCGGACGCCGCGTTCGAGGTGCTGACCCGGATCTCGCAGAACGCCAACGAGCGGCTGGCCTCGGTGGCCGAGCGCATCGTGCGGACGGGAGAACTTCCGGATCAGGCACGAACTACCCACTGA
- a CDS encoding family 16 glycoside hydrolase translates to MKSLVLLSTAALVGVLLPVAAGPASAAVPAQEPGVTLRTYDLQTSQSAICTLKPGQTPNVDKLLPVINWTTAAEFGLEDRFQSEVIANLNIAAAGTYAFRLTSDDGSRLLLDDSLVINNDGLHGAVAVEGSATLSTGYHALRIDFFERDNGQQLKLEWRPPGASAYTVVPNSVLSTDAGVVRVTAPGRKECEQAGDSPGDGLPLTSVHPGYTLTNLRPTGFQPQVSAMDWMPDGRLAIATWGGSDTVAGEVYLLSGVTGSTSPSQVTYRRIATGLREPMGLKVVDGKIYVSQKHELTELDDTNGDGTIDQYRRVATWPFDGNFHEFGFGLLYQDGFFYLNLSVSINLGGATTEPQGSPNRGTTLKINRSTGAVQYIAGGLRTPDGIGWGPEGDIFVTDNQGGWLPASKLVQIKQDRFFGHYTNPDGPFDSQPVTQPVLWLPQNEIANSPSTPLLLTSGPYAGQMLFGDVTYGGIQRGFLEKVNGQYQGAVFRLTQGLEMGVLRLSQGPDGALYAGGLGADGNWGQEGKLKYGLQKLTPNGASVFDIKAMRAVAGGFELEYTQPVSAATAASLAARYQAKQWRYVPTAAYGGPKVDEEQLTVGSATLSSDRLKVTLQLAGLKPGRVVHVRSPRPFTSTTGASLWSTEAWYTLNSLTDGTTVRTDKVEAEHSGLSGSAHIATDHSGYTGSGFVAGYGTAGAAATFTVDVPSAGSYPVALRFSNGPNPSAGAKTVSLYVNGSKLRQVSLPSTGNWDTWSTKADTVTLRAGGNTIAYRVDTGDVGHVNLDSLTVGADPGTSADKTATITGIGGKCLDVDNAGTADKTKIQLYTCNNSSSQSWTRIGDTLRAHGKCLDVDNAGTANGTKVQLYTCNGSAAQVWQPQSNGSLLNPASGKVLDAAGGSSADGTQIQIWEWADVAQQRWTHNNPSRVTLFDGGSLNSFVNSSGGAASWPVANGSAEVLGGDLRTKQAYGDFKLHVEFWLPNLPADVTGQQRANSGIYLQDRYEVQVLDSYGKAVLGNDDSAAIYQKRAPAANAATAPETWQTYDITFRAARWNGSAKVEDARVTVVWNGRTVHDNVTVDGPTGAGAAETAAYGPIRLQDHGDPGANVRYRNIWIEPV, encoded by the coding sequence ATGAAGAGTTTGGTGCTGCTGTCCACCGCCGCCCTGGTCGGCGTCCTCCTCCCTGTTGCCGCCGGGCCCGCGAGCGCCGCCGTCCCGGCGCAGGAGCCCGGCGTCACCCTCCGCACGTACGACCTGCAGACCTCGCAGAGCGCGATCTGCACCCTCAAGCCCGGTCAGACCCCCAACGTCGACAAGCTCCTCCCCGTGATCAACTGGACCACCGCGGCCGAGTTCGGTCTCGAGGACAGGTTCCAGTCCGAGGTCATCGCCAACCTGAACATCGCCGCCGCGGGCACGTACGCGTTCCGGCTCACCAGCGACGACGGCTCGCGGCTGCTCCTCGACGACAGCCTCGTGATCAACAACGACGGCCTGCACGGCGCCGTGGCGGTCGAGGGCAGCGCCACCCTGTCCACCGGCTACCACGCGCTGCGCATCGACTTCTTCGAACGCGACAACGGCCAGCAGCTCAAACTCGAGTGGCGGCCACCGGGCGCCTCCGCGTACACGGTCGTCCCGAACAGCGTGCTCAGCACCGACGCCGGCGTGGTGCGGGTGACCGCCCCGGGCCGCAAGGAGTGCGAGCAAGCCGGTGACAGCCCCGGCGACGGCCTGCCGCTGACGAGCGTGCACCCCGGCTACACGCTGACCAACTTGCGCCCTACCGGGTTCCAGCCCCAGGTCAGCGCGATGGACTGGATGCCCGACGGCCGGCTCGCGATCGCCACGTGGGGCGGCAGCGACACCGTGGCGGGCGAGGTCTACCTGCTCAGCGGGGTCACCGGCAGCACCTCGCCGAGCCAGGTCACGTACCGGAGAATCGCCACCGGGCTGCGCGAGCCGATGGGCCTCAAGGTGGTCGACGGGAAGATCTACGTCTCGCAGAAACACGAGCTGACCGAGCTCGACGACACCAACGGCGACGGCACGATCGACCAGTACCGGCGGGTCGCCACCTGGCCCTTCGACGGCAACTTCCACGAGTTCGGTTTCGGCCTGCTCTATCAGGACGGCTTCTTCTATCTGAACCTGTCCGTCTCCATCAACCTGGGCGGCGCCACCACCGAACCGCAGGGCTCACCCAACCGCGGCACCACCCTGAAGATCAACCGGTCGACCGGTGCGGTGCAGTACATCGCGGGCGGGCTGCGCACCCCCGACGGCATCGGCTGGGGACCCGAGGGTGACATCTTCGTCACCGACAACCAGGGCGGCTGGCTGCCCGCCTCGAAGCTGGTGCAGATCAAACAGGACCGGTTCTTCGGCCACTACACCAACCCGGACGGGCCGTTCGACTCGCAGCCGGTGACCCAGCCCGTGCTGTGGCTGCCGCAGAACGAGATCGCCAACTCGCCCAGCACCCCGCTGCTGCTCACCTCCGGACCGTACGCGGGGCAGATGCTCTTCGGCGACGTCACGTACGGCGGCATCCAGCGCGGCTTCCTGGAAAAGGTCAACGGCCAGTACCAGGGCGCGGTGTTCCGGCTGACCCAGGGCCTCGAGATGGGTGTGCTGCGGCTGAGCCAGGGCCCCGACGGCGCGCTCTACGCCGGCGGTCTCGGCGCGGACGGCAACTGGGGTCAGGAGGGCAAGCTCAAGTACGGGCTGCAGAAGCTGACGCCCAACGGCGCGAGCGTGTTCGACATCAAGGCCATGCGCGCGGTCGCCGGCGGGTTCGAGCTCGAATACACCCAGCCCGTCTCGGCTGCCACGGCCGCTTCGCTCGCCGCCCGCTACCAGGCCAAGCAGTGGCGGTACGTGCCGACGGCCGCGTACGGCGGTCCCAAGGTCGACGAGGAGCAGCTGACGGTCGGCTCGGCCACCCTGTCGTCCGACCGGCTCAAGGTGACGCTCCAGCTGGCCGGGCTCAAACCGGGCCGGGTGGTGCACGTACGCTCGCCGCGGCCGTTCACCAGCACCACGGGCGCGTCGCTGTGGAGCACCGAGGCCTGGTACACGCTGAACAGCCTCACCGACGGCACCACCGTGCGTACGGACAAGGTCGAGGCCGAGCACAGCGGGCTCAGCGGCAGCGCGCACATCGCGACCGACCACAGCGGATACACCGGCTCGGGCTTCGTCGCCGGGTACGGCACGGCCGGCGCGGCCGCCACCTTCACCGTCGACGTGCCGTCGGCCGGTTCCTACCCGGTGGCGCTGCGCTTCAGCAACGGCCCCAACCCGTCGGCCGGGGCCAAGACCGTCAGCCTGTACGTCAACGGCAGCAAGCTGCGGCAGGTCAGTCTGCCCAGCACCGGCAACTGGGACACCTGGTCGACCAAGGCCGACACGGTGACCCTGCGGGCGGGCGGCAACACCATCGCCTACCGCGTCGACACCGGCGACGTCGGGCACGTCAACCTCGACAGCCTGACCGTCGGGGCCGATCCCGGCACGTCGGCCGACAAGACCGCCACCATCACCGGCATCGGCGGCAAATGCCTCGACGTCGACAACGCGGGCACCGCCGACAAGACGAAGATCCAGCTCTACACGTGCAACAACTCGTCGTCGCAGAGCTGGACCCGGATCGGGGACACGTTGCGCGCCCACGGCAAGTGCCTCGACGTCGACAACGCGGGCACCGCCAACGGCACCAAGGTGCAGCTCTACACCTGCAACGGCAGCGCGGCGCAGGTGTGGCAGCCCCAGTCCAACGGGTCGCTGCTCAACCCGGCGTCCGGCAAGGTGCTCGACGCGGCGGGCGGGTCGAGCGCCGACGGCACCCAGATCCAGATCTGGGAGTGGGCCGACGTGGCTCAGCAGCGCTGGACCCACAACAACCCGAGCCGGGTCACGCTCTTCGACGGCGGCTCGCTGAACTCGTTCGTGAACTCCAGTGGCGGCGCGGCGAGCTGGCCGGTGGCCAACGGCTCGGCCGAGGTGCTCGGCGGCGACCTGCGGACCAAACAGGCGTACGGGGACTTCAAGCTGCACGTGGAGTTCTGGCTGCCGAATCTGCCGGCCGACGTGACCGGGCAGCAGCGCGCCAACAGCGGGATCTACCTTCAGGACCGCTACGAGGTGCAGGTGCTCGACTCGTACGGGAAAGCGGTTTTGGGCAATGACGACAGCGCGGCGATCTATCAGAAGCGCGCGCCGGCGGCCAACGCGGCCACGGCGCCCGAGACCTGGCAGACGTACGACATCACGTTCCGGGCCGCGCGCTGGAACGGCTCCGCAAAGGTCGAGGACGCGCGGGTGACCGTGGTCTGGAACGGCAGGACCGTGCACGACAACGTCACCGTCGACGGGCCGACGGGGGCCGGCGCGGCGGAGACGGCGGCGTACGGCCCGATCCGCCTGCAGGACCACGGCGATCCCGGCGCGAACGTGCGCTACCGCAACATCTGGATCGAGCCGGTCTAG
- a CDS encoding RICIN domain-containing protein, which yields MTSMLRARWARPVLAAGIAVAALTATTSGVSYAAPAPLSAAQAAAASQASYEQKLAVAIKFGRGDDFALIERADRDFVIEIWKHVKDDGDYLEVRSAAEEAFGTVSDETNPDATDLACYEFITVGVFAAFDRDVERERREAEAKRLSDQARAAAAASIDIVAGADLLNGTDADFIRLIWERVADDPKWLEVKEAAAAARNGTPEQQAQFIASGMAAAAKLAVDRRIAEDETRTEAEKAAALARAAKQQAANRIGLPVTEQLLSLPDRDFVTEVWNFAVPGSEVEAAAISAARSNDPAVWKAFIDSGIHQAKNRDIEKALAAAEAADRVAANEVLSRAEKAANRNLALAARYALAGNAQAVADFLRVGQYEVRPDLPQRLQAGHTGLCLGVPSGSLETNTQLIQWPCSAAKDQGWTFFPKTNGNYVLRNLNSNQCLAVAAGSKDDKARVIQWTCNNGNEQLWTPQQDTTGLTRFKNVNSGKCLSVLDASTANGGKITQLPCSTSVPSTGWDVRARGLIHLESASFNGDAFQDAIAAEVGTGRLYLYPGTASQQAFGARVLIGTGGWNGMDKLATGRIDSDGYDDVAAVEKSTGKLWLYPGTANGTLGTRVQIGNSGWTNMQNLAYGRFNADAYEDLTAVDSRDGKLYLYPGTATGIPGSRVVLNSGNWNGNSEHAVGRFNRDDFDDIVSVEASTGKLWLYPGAANGALGARVQIGSGGWNGMSELTAGRFNADEHDDIVATENGSGKLWLYPGTAAGGAPGARVELGIGG from the coding sequence ATGACATCGATGCTCCGCGCCCGCTGGGCGCGGCCGGTCCTGGCTGCCGGTATCGCGGTGGCCGCCCTGACCGCCACCACCTCCGGCGTTTCCTACGCCGCTCCCGCACCCCTCTCGGCCGCTCAGGCCGCCGCCGCGAGCCAGGCCTCGTACGAGCAGAAGCTCGCGGTCGCCATCAAGTTCGGCCGCGGCGACGATTTCGCCCTCATCGAGCGCGCCGACCGTGACTTCGTGATCGAGATCTGGAAGCACGTCAAGGACGACGGCGACTACCTCGAGGTCCGCTCGGCGGCCGAGGAGGCCTTCGGCACCGTCTCCGACGAGACCAACCCCGACGCCACCGACCTGGCCTGCTACGAGTTCATCACCGTCGGCGTGTTCGCCGCGTTCGACCGCGACGTCGAGCGGGAGCGCCGCGAGGCCGAGGCCAAGCGCCTGTCCGACCAGGCCCGCGCGGCCGCCGCGGCCAGCATCGACATCGTGGCCGGGGCCGACCTGCTGAACGGGACCGACGCCGACTTCATCCGGCTGATCTGGGAGCGCGTCGCCGACGACCCCAAGTGGCTCGAGGTCAAGGAGGCTGCCGCGGCCGCCCGTAACGGCACGCCCGAGCAGCAGGCGCAGTTCATCGCGTCCGGCATGGCCGCGGCGGCCAAGCTCGCAGTCGACCGCCGCATCGCCGAGGACGAGACCCGCACCGAGGCCGAGAAGGCCGCCGCCCTGGCCCGCGCGGCCAAGCAGCAGGCCGCCAACCGGATCGGCCTGCCGGTCACCGAGCAGCTGCTCAGCCTGCCCGACCGCGACTTCGTGACCGAGGTCTGGAACTTCGCCGTGCCGGGCAGCGAGGTCGAGGCAGCCGCCATCTCGGCCGCCCGCAGCAACGACCCCGCGGTGTGGAAGGCGTTCATCGACTCCGGCATCCACCAGGCCAAGAACCGCGACATCGAGAAGGCCCTGGCCGCCGCCGAGGCCGCCGACCGGGTGGCCGCCAACGAGGTGCTGTCCCGGGCCGAGAAGGCCGCGAACCGCAACCTGGCCCTGGCCGCGCGGTACGCGCTGGCCGGCAACGCCCAGGCGGTTGCCGACTTCCTGCGCGTCGGCCAGTACGAGGTGCGCCCCGACCTGCCGCAGCGGCTGCAGGCCGGCCACACCGGGCTCTGCCTCGGCGTCCCGTCGGGCTCGCTCGAGACCAACACGCAGCTCATCCAGTGGCCGTGCAGCGCGGCCAAGGACCAGGGCTGGACGTTCTTCCCCAAGACCAACGGCAACTACGTGCTGCGTAACCTCAACAGCAACCAGTGCCTGGCCGTCGCCGCCGGCTCCAAGGACGACAAGGCCCGCGTCATCCAGTGGACCTGCAACAACGGCAACGAGCAGCTGTGGACCCCGCAGCAGGACACCACCGGCCTGACCCGCTTCAAGAACGTCAACAGCGGCAAGTGCCTGTCCGTGCTCGACGCCTCGACCGCCAACGGCGGCAAGATCACCCAGTTGCCCTGCTCGACCAGCGTGCCGTCGACGGGCTGGGACGTGCGCGCCCGCGGCCTGATCCACCTCGAGTCGGCCTCGTTCAACGGCGACGCCTTCCAGGACGCGATCGCGGCCGAGGTCGGCACCGGCCGGCTCTACCTCTACCCGGGCACCGCCAGCCAGCAGGCGTTCGGCGCCCGCGTCCTGATCGGCACCGGCGGCTGGAACGGCATGGACAAGCTCGCCACCGGCCGCATCGACAGCGACGGGTACGACGACGTGGCCGCTGTCGAGAAGTCGACCGGCAAGCTGTGGCTCTACCCCGGCACCGCCAACGGCACCCTCGGCACGCGCGTCCAGATCGGCAACAGCGGCTGGACCAACATGCAGAACTTGGCGTACGGCCGGTTCAACGCCGACGCGTACGAGGATCTCACCGCGGTCGACAGCCGGGACGGCAAGCTGTACCTGTACCCGGGCACCGCGACCGGCATCCCCGGCTCCCGGGTGGTGCTGAACTCGGGTAACTGGAACGGCAACAGCGAGCACGCGGTGGGCCGCTTCAACCGTGACGACTTCGACGACATCGTCTCGGTCGAGGCCTCCACCGGCAAGCTGTGGCTCTACCCCGGCGCGGCCAACGGCGCCCTGGGCGCCCGCGTCCAGATCGGCTCGGGCGGCTGGAACGGCATGAGCGAGCTGACGGCGGGCCGGTTCAACGCCGACGAGCACGACGACATCGTCGCCACCGAGAACGGCTCCGGCAAGCTGTGGCTCTACCCCGGCACGGCCGCGGGCGGCGCGCCCGGCGCCCGGGTCGAGCTCGGCATCGGCGGCTGA